Proteins encoded in a region of the Rutidosis leptorrhynchoides isolate AG116_Rl617_1_P2 chromosome 9, CSIRO_AGI_Rlap_v1, whole genome shotgun sequence genome:
- the LOC139869081 gene encoding cell division control protein 2 homolog A-like — MEDQYEKLGRLGGGSFGVVFKARDTETNEIFAVKTFYKKKVYKGCLTTAIREATLLKLVKHENVVRIRDVVFEEEELYIILEYLNSNLKKYMKSCPNFSKNLPLIKMILYQILCGIACCHSHRVIHRDLKPANLLIDLRNNLVKIADFGLARKVHYTIRPLSKDVRTLSYMAPEILLGSRLYYAPADVWSIGCIFAEMVNGKPLFKGKSEIDQLFCIYEIMGTPEEDTWPGVTSYTRFDSNVPRCPRKDLASVVPNLDEYGLDLLSKLLYMDPCKRITAKDALEHEYFKDIGFVPT; from the exons ATGGAGGACCAG TATGAGAAGCTTGGTAGGCTTGGTGGAGGATCATTTGGTGTGGTTTTCAAAGCTCGTGACACAGAAACCAATGAAATCTTTGCCGTGAAGACTTTTTATAAGAAAAAAGTCTATAAGGGATGTTTAACCACCGCCATTAGAGAAGCCACCCTGTTAAAACTGGTGAAGCATGAAAATGTCGTTAG AATACGTGATGTTGTGTTTGAGGAAGAAGAATTGTATATTATTCTTGAGTACCTAAACTCCAACTTGAAGAAATACATGAAATCTTGCCCAAATTTCTCAAAGAATCTTCCTCTCATAAAG ATGATCCTATATCAAATCTTGTGTGGAATTGCTTGTTGTCATTCTCATCGAGTGATTCATAGAGATTTAAAGCCTGCTAACTTATTGATAGATCTTAGAAACAATCTAGTCAAAATTGCAGACTTTGGGTTGGCCCGGAAGGTTCATTATACTATCCGTCCTTTATCGAAAGATGTAA GGACACTGTCGTACATGGCACCAGAAATTCTTCTTGGATCTCGTCTGTATTATGCCCCTGCCGATGTGTGGTCAATTGGTTGCATATTTGCTGAGATGGTGAATGGGAAACCACTCTTTAAAGGAAAATCTGAGATTGACCAGCTGTTTTGTATTTATGA AATAATGGGAACTCCTGAAGAAGATACATGGCCAGGGGTGACTTCTTATACTCGCTTCGATTCAAACGTTCCAAGGTGTCCAAGGAAG GACCTTGCAAGTGTTGTTCCAAATCTTGATGAATATGGCCTTGATCTTTTAAGC AAATTGCTTTACATGGACCCCTGCAAAAGAATTACAGCCAAGGATGCACTGGAGCATGAGTACTTCAAAG atataggatttgttcctacaTAA